Proteins from one Aquificaceae bacterium genomic window:
- a CDS encoding peptidylprolyl isomerase yields MKLLILILLILNIASAKVVARIDREQITSTELQQAFNAYWREILHLPIARATRRDLQEFLVEYVRSKIIQMEAKRMGISVSPLEFEEYVERHIGSKRLSDVAKELITTEILSQKIVNRIARDLDVKDGQITAYYYLNLRDFKLPARVLLERYTTSSLDTANEVYYRLSRGLPVRSAEVRVGQPMWYSIQTLPEIVRRQLYPYEVGKTTRPIEVGGSYVIFRIASRRGSGIMPLEEAKPIVREKLLREKRQEVFQRWFQEVSKRYSVEFYFGQL; encoded by the coding sequence ATGAAGCTATTGATTCTCATCCTCCTAATACTTAACATCGCCTCTGCCAAAGTGGTAGCACGTATAGATAGGGAGCAAATAACCTCCACAGAGCTCCAACAAGCCTTTAACGCATACTGGAGAGAAATACTACATTTACCTATAGCAAGAGCTACACGCAGAGACCTTCAAGAGTTTCTTGTGGAGTATGTAAGAAGCAAAATAATACAGATGGAAGCTAAAAGGATGGGTATATCCGTTAGCCCGCTGGAATTTGAGGAGTATGTGGAAAGGCATATAGGTAGTAAGCGTCTAAGTGATGTGGCGAAAGAGCTTATAACCACGGAGATACTAAGCCAAAAAATAGTAAACAGGATAGCAAGAGACCTTGATGTTAAGGATGGACAAATAACCGCCTACTATTACCTTAACCTAAGAGATTTTAAACTTCCCGCACGAGTGCTCTTGGAAAGGTATACAACAAGCAGTCTTGATACCGCTAACGAGGTATATTATAGGCTTTCAAGAGGACTACCTGTTAGAAGTGCAGAAGTAAGGGTAGGTCAGCCCATGTGGTATTCTATTCAGACATTGCCAGAGATAGTAAGACGCCAGCTGTATCCCTACGAAGTAGGTAAGACCACAAGACCTATAGAGGTAGGTGGAAGTTATGTCATTTTTAGAATAGCGAGCAGAAGAGGAAGTGGTATAATGCCTCTTGAGGAGGCAAAGCCCATAGTAAGAGAAAAGCTACTTAGGGAAAAAAGACAGGAGGTTTTCCAAAGATGGTTTCAAGAAGTTTCAAAAAGATACTCGGTGGAGTTTTACTTTGGACAACTTTAA